One window from the genome of Garra rufa chromosome 1, GarRuf1.0, whole genome shotgun sequence encodes:
- the LOC141339899 gene encoding uncharacterized protein, with product MVFIKEDSEDMKIEETFRVKQEDTEEQTKMVFIKEENEDMKIEETFRVKHEDTEEQTDLMALKEESQELNETEEKDQNEEHDFKTEEKSVSCSQNKKTSSPEINKKPHTTNLNSNMRIQTGERPYSCQQCGKSFTKKNNFTVHMRVHTGEKPFTCKFCGKSFTQKHYLTVHMRVHTGEKPSICKLCEKSFTCNRKLKTHMRSHSEENPFQCDQCGKSFTLKCNLYCHMRIHTGEKPYSCKLCGKSFSRKGVLKTHMKIHTGEKPFTCPQCGKSFKYKVSLKIHLSIHTGEKPYTCEQCGNSFTHKVNLKVHMTVHTGEKPYKCVQCEKSFTRQSSLINHVQTHSGKKLPFSSMQEEV from the exons atggtgtttattaaagaggacagtgaagacatgaagattgaagaaacattcagagtcaaacaagaagatactgaggaacaaacaaagatggtgtttattaaagaggagaatgaagacatgaagattgaagaaacattcagagtcaaacatgaagatactgaggaacaaacag acctgatggcactgaaagaggagagtcaagaactcaatgaaacagaagagaaagatcaaaatgaggaacatgatttcaaaactgaagaaaaatcagttagttgctcacagaataaaaagacttcctcaccagaaataaataagaaaccaCACACTACAAaccttaattctaacatgagaattcagactggagagagaccttacagctgccaacagtgtgggaagagttttacaaagaaaaataactttactgtccacatgagagttcacactggagagaaacctttcacctgcaaattttgtgggaagagttttacacagaaacattaccttactgtccacatgagagttcacactggagaaaagccttccatctgcaaactgtgtgagaagagtttcacatgtaatagaaaacttaagactcacatgagaaGTCACTCTGAAGAGAATCCATTCCAgtgtgatcaatgtggaaagagttttactctgaAATGTAATCTATAttgccacatgagaattcatactggagagaaaccttactcctgcaaactgtgtgggaagagtttctcacgaaaaggagttcttaagactcacatgaaaattcacactggagaaaagccttttacctgccctcagtgtggaaagagtttcaagtaTAAAGTAAGTCTTAAgattcacttgagcattcacactggagagaaaccttacacctgtgaacagtgtggaaatagttttacacataaagtaaaccttaaggttcacatgacagttcacactggagagaaaccgtacaagtgtgttcagtgtgagaagagtttcacacgtCAAAGCAGCCTGATAAATCATGtgcaaactcattctggaaagaaactgccgttttcttcaatgcaagaagaggtttag